The following coding sequences are from one Spartobacteria bacterium window:
- a CDS encoding HAMP domain-containing protein, giving the protein MVKLKWKITLPALLLLALGIGLVAALSYNVAAQFIKKDLTDRLLYAATDIQDRATQWMDDRISQVKQWSHTDACSKALLDSFVGKAARKQVTDEFKGYRSEYDYFSKFTLANESGTIVASSQGGLEGKTVTKDGHFTAALNGKYGISEPAVDSITKKAIASIYCPVKDPKGAVAGVLIGSVDLKRGMNKYVDSAHIGKDGYSFVFDRNGLVFAYPKNAVFLSKGLKELPFAEKLFQGDGLTEYEMNNKKRIVALASCPKFDWIVASSADFHEVTAPVRRIGWTGGITALATLLVASIIMRMIIGRIARPITTMTEAAQAIADGKLNVDLTCKSKDEIGQLSLSLQAMAEKLFLYVSCLDAVPFPVSVTDTNKNWIFINKAVSDLTGLHRAEVMGQPCSNWGSEICGSEKCGIECLHRGIKSTTFHQSSSDTDFKVDAAYMHNVKGEVIGHIETVQDISEISSVVKYNKTEIKRLAENLDRMGRGELQLNTEQTPANEHTADQFSQFKMINTSLMKVSNSVKALIADANQLADAGAEGQLAVRADENRHAGAYREVIQGMNQMMEILVTQLKKAGTVLKKVAHGEALELITEELKGDYNINKENINTCVITLNELLQETDKLVQAGLDGQLDASVNVDAYEGRWKELAQGLNAIMKAMATPLNEAAGILQYAANNDLTHNMTGEYNGHLGDLKNNMNSMTATLNRALGQVMQAISLVNSGANQITDASEALSQGATTQASSLQEITSSLEQIASQTKTNAENATQATLLANNARDAAEKGGLQMQDMVSAMNDINASSTQISKIIKVIDDIAFQTNLLALNAAVEAARAGVHGKGFAVVADEVRNLAGRSAKAAKETADLIDQSGGKVSRGLQVAVNTSSAIQEIITQIIKAADLVNEIAAASNEQAAGVAQINIGLVQVDQITQQNTANAEETAAASQELLGQARELKKQIEQFTLTESKIADASERPGKQRNNVHSSSPKYASSNDGWKSFTPSQGISDEDHVIDLDEHV; this is encoded by the coding sequence ATGGTGAAATTAAAGTGGAAAATTACGTTACCCGCATTGCTGCTTCTGGCCCTCGGAATTGGACTTGTAGCCGCCCTGAGCTACAACGTGGCCGCTCAATTTATTAAAAAAGATCTGACTGACCGCCTGCTGTATGCGGCGACAGATATTCAGGATCGCGCCACGCAATGGATGGATGACCGCATCTCTCAGGTGAAACAGTGGAGCCATACGGATGCCTGCTCAAAAGCACTGCTGGATTCTTTTGTCGGAAAAGCCGCCAGAAAACAGGTGACGGATGAATTTAAAGGCTATCGCTCTGAATATGATTATTTTTCCAAATTTACACTGGCCAATGAGTCGGGCACCATCGTGGCCTCGTCTCAGGGCGGTCTCGAGGGAAAAACCGTTACGAAGGACGGGCACTTCACGGCCGCCTTGAACGGGAAATACGGCATTTCTGAACCGGCGGTCGACAGCATCACGAAAAAAGCCATTGCATCGATATACTGTCCGGTAAAGGATCCCAAAGGCGCCGTTGCAGGCGTGCTCATTGGATCCGTTGATTTGAAACGGGGGATGAATAAATATGTGGACTCAGCGCATATTGGCAAGGATGGATACAGTTTTGTTTTTGATCGTAACGGTCTTGTTTTCGCCTATCCTAAAAATGCCGTGTTTCTCTCAAAAGGGCTGAAAGAACTGCCCTTTGCTGAAAAGCTTTTTCAAGGCGACGGCCTGACCGAATATGAAATGAACAATAAAAAAAGGATCGTGGCACTGGCGTCCTGTCCCAAATTCGACTGGATCGTGGCCTCCAGTGCCGACTTCCATGAGGTAACCGCCCCGGTTCGACGTATCGGCTGGACAGGCGGGATCACCGCGCTGGCAACCCTGCTGGTCGCGTCGATCATTATGCGCATGATTATTGGACGTATTGCACGTCCCATTACCACCATGACCGAGGCGGCACAAGCCATCGCTGACGGCAAACTGAATGTTGACCTGACGTGTAAGTCGAAAGATGAAATCGGTCAGCTGTCGCTTTCCTTGCAGGCGATGGCGGAGAAACTGTTCCTCTATGTTTCCTGTCTGGATGCCGTGCCCTTCCCGGTATCCGTAACCGATACAAATAAAAACTGGATATTTATTAACAAGGCGGTGTCAGATCTTACGGGGCTGCATCGCGCAGAGGTGATGGGACAGCCCTGCAGTAACTGGGGATCCGAAATATGCGGTTCTGAAAAATGCGGTATTGAATGCCTGCACCGAGGCATAAAATCCACAACGTTCCATCAATCCAGCTCAGATACGGATTTCAAGGTCGATGCCGCCTACATGCATAATGTCAAAGGCGAAGTCATCGGCCATATCGAGACCGTTCAGGATATTTCGGAAATCTCCAGTGTTGTCAAATATAACAAAACGGAGATCAAACGACTGGCTGAAAATCTGGATCGCATGGGTAGAGGCGAACTGCAGCTGAACACAGAACAAACTCCCGCAAATGAGCACACGGCGGATCAGTTCAGCCAGTTTAAAATGATCAATACGAGCCTGATGAAAGTGTCCAACTCGGTAAAGGCGCTTATTGCGGATGCCAATCAGCTCGCCGATGCCGGTGCCGAGGGACAGCTCGCAGTACGCGCCGACGAAAATCGACATGCTGGGGCCTATCGGGAAGTCATCCAGGGAATGAATCAAATGATGGAAATTCTGGTGACGCAGCTGAAGAAGGCCGGCACAGTACTTAAAAAAGTCGCTCATGGCGAAGCACTGGAACTGATCACCGAGGAATTGAAGGGTGACTACAATATCAATAAGGAGAACATTAATACCTGCGTCATTACGTTGAATGAACTGCTTCAGGAAACGGATAAACTGGTTCAGGCCGGCTTAGACGGCCAACTGGATGCCAGTGTCAATGTGGACGCGTATGAAGGTCGCTGGAAAGAACTGGCTCAGGGATTGAACGCCATTATGAAGGCCATGGCCACCCCGCTGAATGAAGCGGCCGGCATCCTGCAATATGCCGCCAATAACGACCTGACCCACAACATGACCGGTGAATATAACGGGCACCTAGGCGATCTGAAAAACAACATGAACAGTATGACCGCGACCCTCAACCGCGCTCTTGGTCAGGTGATGCAGGCCATCAGCTTGGTGAATTCGGGAGCCAATCAAATTACTGACGCCAGCGAAGCCCTTTCACAGGGCGCAACCACGCAGGCATCTTCGCTCCAGGAAATAACCAGTTCACTGGAACAAATTGCTTCACAGACAAAAACCAATGCTGAAAATGCCACACAAGCTACCCTGCTGGCCAACAATGCCCGCGATGCGGCCGAAAAAGGCGGCCTCCAGATGCAGGACATGGTTTCTGCAATGAACGATATTAATGCATCCAGTACACAGATCTCCAAGATCATTAAAGTGATCGATGACATTGCGTTCCAAACCAATCTGCTGGCACTGAATGCGGCGGTGGAAGCGGCCCGCGCCGGAGTGCATGGTAAAGGGTTTGCTGTCGTGGCCGATGAAGTGCGCAACCTTGCAGGGCGCAGCGCAAAAGCGGCAAAAGAAACCGCTGACCTGATTGATCAATCCGGTGGTAAAGTGTCCAGGGGTTTGCAGGTCGCAGTAAATACGTCCAGTGCGATTCAGGAAATTATTACGCAAATCATCAAAGCGGCAGATCTGGTCAATGAAATCGCTGCCGCATCAAATGAACAAGCGGCCGGAGTCGCACAAATTAACATCGGCCTTGTTCAGGTAGACCAAATTACCCAGCAGAATACGGCCAATGCAGAGGAAACGGCAGCCGCGTCGCAGGAACTGCTGGGACAGGCCCGCGAGCTGAAAAAACAAATTGAACAATTTACTTTAACGGAGTCCAAGATCGCTGATGCATCGGAACGACCCGGAAAACAGCGAAACAACGTTCATTCCTCATCGCCTAAATATGCTTCATCCAACGACGGATGGAAGTCATTCACGCCATCACAAGGTATTTCCGACGAAGACCATGTCATTGATCTCGATGAGCACGTTTAA
- a CDS encoding LemA family protein: MNKVLLIILAVAVVMGMMLFGQYNGLVAQDESCNTAWANVETVLQRRFDLIPNLVNTVKGYASHEKELLEEITRLRSQWGSAKTQEDKSRAGSMLESALGRLIVVSENYPDLKANQNFMALQDELAGTENRISVERRRYNEAVRGYNVRIRKIPTVFFAGMMGFNPRKPFEAVEGAEQAPNVSF; encoded by the coding sequence ATGAATAAAGTATTATTGATTATTTTGGCAGTGGCGGTGGTCATGGGCATGATGCTTTTTGGCCAGTATAATGGACTGGTCGCACAAGACGAATCCTGTAATACCGCATGGGCCAATGTAGAAACCGTTTTACAACGGCGCTTTGACCTAATTCCCAATCTAGTCAATACGGTAAAGGGTTATGCCTCTCATGAAAAAGAACTGTTGGAAGAGATTACCCGTTTGCGCAGTCAATGGGGCTCAGCCAAAACGCAGGAAGATAAATCCCGTGCCGGTTCTATGCTTGAAAGTGCTCTTGGCCGATTAATTGTTGTATCCGAAAATTATCCCGACTTAAAAGCGAACCAGAATTTCATGGCGCTCCAAGACGAACTTGCTGGGACAGAAAATCGGATATCCGTTGAACGTCGTCGTTATAATGAGGCCGTTCGCGGTTATAACGTCAGAATCCGCAAGATTCCCACCGTCTTTTTTGCCGGAATGATGGGCTTCAACCCGCGTAAGCCATTCGAAGCTGTCGAAGGTGCCGAACAGGCTCCAAATGTTTCATTCTAA
- the rsmA gene encoding ribosomal RNA small subunit methyltransferase A has translation MTEPKLISPVAVRSLLEKMDFSPSKVLGQNFLIDGNVRDAIVRAACADSSRPVLEIGPGLGVLTEALVEKTHVVAIEKDERLAQRLINGMAADSSRLRIIIGDALDLDLGAFMQENGISSLVSNLPYAVGNRILVDVAMNDYPLQRMVVMVQKDVADRIRSKPDTKDFGLLSVFCNLNYDVKVIMDVSPNCFVPKPRIWSTVLSFERKAACPDPGNTRFFMRLLHHCFEQRRKQMAGLLSRSWLAMDRAEVEKQLTAMQLRADARPENLSLTHWVALSNILYSQTR, from the coding sequence ATGACTGAACCTAAGCTTATCAGCCCTGTTGCCGTTCGTTCTCTGCTGGAGAAAATGGACTTTTCTCCCAGCAAAGTACTGGGACAGAACTTTCTCATTGATGGCAATGTGCGCGACGCCATTGTACGCGCGGCCTGCGCGGACAGCTCCCGGCCCGTGCTGGAAATCGGCCCCGGACTGGGTGTTTTGACCGAAGCTCTGGTTGAAAAAACCCACGTGGTCGCGATTGAAAAGGATGAACGGCTGGCTCAGCGGCTGATCAACGGGATGGCCGCAGATTCATCCCGGCTCCGCATCATTATAGGCGATGCACTGGATTTAGACCTCGGTGCATTCATGCAGGAAAACGGCATTTCATCTCTGGTATCCAACCTGCCCTATGCTGTCGGAAACCGCATTCTGGTGGACGTCGCCATGAATGACTATCCATTGCAGCGCATGGTCGTCATGGTGCAAAAAGATGTGGCCGATCGCATTCGCAGTAAACCTGATACAAAAGACTTCGGTTTACTTTCCGTCTTCTGTAATTTGAATTACGATGTGAAAGTCATCATGGACGTGAGCCCTAATTGCTTTGTCCCCAAACCGCGCATCTGGTCAACGGTGTTGTCCTTTGAGCGGAAAGCTGCATGCCCCGACCCAGGTAATACCCGTTTTTTCATGCGCCTGCTGCATCACTGCTTCGAACAACGTCGTAAACAGATGGCGGGACTGCTTTCTCGCAGCTGGCTGGCTATGGATCGCGCAGAAGTAGAAAAACAACTGACCGCGATGCAGCTTCGCGCTGATGCCCGGCCCGAAAATCTTTCACTGACACACTGGGTTGCCTTGTCCAACATATTGTACTCACAGACACGTTAG
- a CDS encoding TonB C-terminal domain-containing protein, with product MPRITQNDIRDLLSSELSSSPSQNTSSRSSAGSTSTTPQWYYQNIQQTMYNNWNQPTSLTAGIGRVVDVRLRINRDGSIASKRITAPSGIGALDRSVQDALDKTARLSPLPSSINEPYLDITVEFILER from the coding sequence ATGCCCCGCATTACGCAAAATGATATTCGGGATCTGCTTTCATCAGAACTATCATCCAGTCCGTCTCAAAACACGAGTAGCAGAAGCAGTGCAGGAAGCACCTCGACCACTCCACAGTGGTATTATCAGAACATCCAGCAAACCATGTACAACAACTGGAACCAGCCAACCAGTCTCACCGCCGGGATAGGACGCGTCGTGGACGTCAGACTGCGAATAAACCGCGACGGATCAATCGCTTCTAAACGCATTACAGCCCCATCCGGCATCGGCGCACTAGATCGTTCTGTACAGGATGCACTTGATAAAACAGCGCGACTAAGCCCGCTTCCTTCTTCCATTAATGAACCCTACTTAGATATCACCGTTGAATTCATTTTAGAAAGATGA
- a CDS encoding septum formation inhibitor Maf — MLPLFLASSSPRRRQFLQDLGLTFQVVVPVIDERPHGHETPAAYVARMAYEKAYAAWSEARQVEAWDGVLIAADTVVVLGDVILGKPSSESDAIEMLQKLSGATHQVMTAFCLLRWYPDETVKEYTETVTTSVTFRDVSSAEIDDYIRSGDPMDKAGAYGIQRGAAHMVQRIDGSYTNVVGLPMAELYDAMQRLIL; from the coding sequence ATGCTTCCGCTTTTTTTGGCGAGTTCATCGCCGCGTCGCAGACAATTTCTACAGGATCTGGGACTCACCTTTCAGGTGGTTGTTCCGGTGATTGACGAACGTCCCCATGGACATGAAACGCCCGCCGCGTATGTAGCCCGCATGGCCTATGAAAAAGCCTATGCCGCCTGGTCCGAAGCGCGGCAGGTCGAGGCGTGGGACGGGGTGCTGATTGCGGCCGACACCGTCGTGGTGCTGGGCGATGTGATTCTGGGCAAGCCGAGCTCAGAAAGCGATGCCATAGAGATGCTGCAAAAGCTGTCCGGAGCCACACATCAGGTGATGACGGCCTTCTGTTTACTGCGCTGGTATCCCGACGAGACGGTAAAAGAGTACACCGAAACCGTGACCACCTCGGTCACATTTCGGGATGTATCATCGGCGGAAATCGACGACTACATCCGCAGCGGTGATCCCATGGACAAGGCCGGAGCCTACGGCATCCAGCGCGGGGCGGCACATATGGTGCAGCGCATCGATGGATCCTACACCAATGTGGTGGGATTGCCCATGGCCGAACTGTATGATGCGATGCAGCGGCTCATTCTATAA
- the pdxA gene encoding 4-hydroxythreonine-4-phosphate dehydrogenase PdxA produces MKRVAVTTGDINGIGPEIALKAACELNNSQTQFVLIGEASVLYDVAAQLCLEAPKPFHPEERTAGVFIKQGDGPSLTHTPGIIDPAASRAAYCWLEEAIDGCLSEKYDALCTAPICKEGMHAAGIHIPGHTEFLAERTGTRRFAMLLMGGGLRVVLATRHVALRRVADVLSTEAVIEAVELVGEALPWLDAPHRRIGVCALNPHAGDGGVMGNEEELVIAPAIAAAQRNGLDVSGPIPADVIFHQAVHGKWDAVVAMYHDQGLGPLKMRAFDSGINVTLGLPVIRTSPDHGTAFDIAGRGIARHESMVAALQLAADLCDRKNPWK; encoded by the coding sequence ATGAAACGAGTGGCGGTAACGACGGGTGATATTAATGGCATCGGCCCTGAAATTGCGTTGAAAGCAGCGTGTGAACTTAATAATAGTCAGACTCAGTTTGTACTGATTGGCGAAGCCTCCGTACTGTACGATGTGGCGGCGCAATTATGCCTGGAGGCTCCGAAACCCTTTCATCCTGAAGAGCGAACCGCAGGCGTATTTATAAAGCAGGGCGACGGCCCGTCGCTGACACATACGCCCGGGATCATCGATCCCGCTGCCTCCAGGGCCGCCTATTGCTGGCTGGAAGAGGCCATTGATGGCTGTCTTTCTGAAAAATACGATGCCCTTTGCACCGCACCGATCTGCAAGGAAGGAATGCACGCAGCAGGCATTCACATTCCGGGGCATACTGAATTTCTGGCAGAACGAACCGGAACCAGACGGTTTGCCATGCTGCTCATGGGCGGCGGACTGCGGGTGGTTCTGGCCACGCGTCATGTGGCTCTGCGTCGCGTCGCCGACGTGCTCTCCACGGAAGCCGTTATTGAGGCGGTGGAATTAGTGGGCGAGGCCCTGCCATGGCTGGATGCTCCACACCGGCGCATCGGCGTCTGCGCCCTGAATCCCCATGCCGGAGACGGCGGCGTTATGGGAAACGAGGAAGAACTCGTCATCGCCCCCGCCATTGCCGCAGCGCAGCGAAACGGGCTGGACGTTTCCGGGCCCATTCCTGCAGATGTTATTTTTCATCAGGCCGTGCATGGCAAATGGGACGCCGTAGTGGCGATGTATCATGATCAGGGCCTCGGACCACTCAAAATGCGGGCTTTTGACAGCGGCATTAATGTGACGCTCGGACTCCCTGTCATCCGAACCTCTCCCGACCACGGAACCGCTTTTGACATCGCAGGCCGAGGTATTGCGCGTCATGAAAGTATGGTTGCCGCACTGCAGCTGGCAGCGGATCTCTGCGATCGTAAGAACCCATGGAAATAA
- a CDS encoding biopolymer transporter ExbD yields MKRKHKLTRARPISEINLTPLMDLTFILLITFIITFPLIEQGIPVNLPQGQAEELDPEKTRTITLDISGQVYLDDQPIGKEALTTEMNTLAQANPEMIILVRADETLKYGTVVDIMRILNQAGMSKVALVTRADNG; encoded by the coding sequence ATGAAACGGAAGCACAAACTGACCCGGGCAAGGCCAATCAGCGAGATTAATCTGACCCCGTTGATGGATTTGACGTTCATCCTCCTCATCACCTTCATTATCACTTTTCCTCTCATTGAACAGGGCATTCCCGTCAACCTGCCTCAAGGACAGGCCGAAGAACTCGACCCAGAAAAAACGCGCACCATTACATTGGATATCAGCGGGCAGGTGTATCTGGATGACCAGCCCATTGGAAAAGAGGCTTTAACCACGGAAATGAACACGCTGGCTCAGGCAAACCCCGAAATGATCATACTGGTACGAGCCGATGAAACCCTTAAATACGGCACAGTCGTAGACATCATGCGCATACTGAATCAAGCCGGCATGTCGAAGGTTGCACTGGTTACCCGTGCAGACAACGGTTAG
- a CDS encoding dihydroorotate dehydrogenase, whose amino-acid sequence MIKPDLTVNFAGIAMKNPVTVASGTFGYGSEYAAYLDLNRLGAIVVKGISMDPVMGNPLPRTHETRSGMMNAIGLQNPGYAEFVSDYMPFLRTLDVPLIVNVWGRTIEQYEAVVRAFDVLDGVAGLELNVSCPNIKQGGNLFGTNLDLFREVVDAARKQTQLPLIVKLSPNVADITAFAKAAESCGADGLSLINTLPALAIDVETGRPILGNGTGGLSGPAIHPVAVKLVWEAAKSVSIPVMGMGGIDEVNDALEFLIVGASAVAVGTATFRDPRTVLRIIDGIEAYMQRHEYASLSEVIGTVDMNR is encoded by the coding sequence ATGATAAAACCAGATTTAACTGTAAACTTCGCCGGCATTGCGATGAAAAATCCGGTGACGGTGGCTTCGGGAACCTTTGGATATGGATCGGAATATGCTGCGTATCTAGATTTAAATCGGCTCGGTGCTATTGTTGTCAAAGGCATATCGATGGATCCTGTGATGGGGAATCCTTTGCCACGCACTCATGAAACGCGCAGCGGGATGATGAATGCCATTGGTTTGCAAAATCCCGGCTATGCGGAATTTGTAAGTGACTACATGCCGTTTCTTCGTACCTTGGATGTGCCCCTGATTGTGAATGTGTGGGGTCGCACGATTGAGCAGTATGAAGCGGTGGTTCGTGCTTTTGATGTGCTGGACGGGGTGGCTGGTCTGGAGCTTAATGTGTCCTGTCCCAATATCAAGCAGGGCGGGAATCTGTTTGGTACCAATCTCGATTTATTTCGCGAAGTGGTAGATGCGGCAAGGAAGCAGACCCAGCTTCCGCTGATTGTCAAATTGTCGCCGAATGTGGCAGATATCACGGCTTTTGCAAAGGCGGCGGAATCTTGTGGAGCTGATGGTTTATCGCTGATAAACACACTTCCGGCATTGGCCATTGATGTGGAAACAGGTCGTCCGATTCTTGGCAACGGAACAGGCGGTTTATCGGGGCCAGCTATTCACCCGGTGGCGGTAAAGCTTGTTTGGGAGGCAGCGAAGTCGGTGTCGATTCCGGTGATGGGGATGGGGGGTATCGACGAAGTGAATGATGCGCTGGAATTTTTGATTGTCGGGGCGTCGGCCGTCGCCGTCGGCACGGCGACTTTTCGTGATCCGAGAACGGTGCTTCGTATTATTGACGGCATTGAGGCCTATATGCAGCGGCATGAATACGCATCGCTTTCAGAAGTGATCGGAACAGTGGATATGAATCGATGA
- a CDS encoding ABC transporter permease, whose protein sequence is MNALSHSSSIWRSAGGMLWRRKLNRFCLLLIALFTLTALYGEGVYWFYRMQDQTPAYQKINMEQRYETPSPSHIFGTDNLGRDVFSRVVQGSRIAFQVGIITSCIAIPIGVVLGCIGGYFGGRTDALIVWLYSSVASMPGLLFILAISIAVGKGLPGIYCGIGLTTWVGICRLIRAEVIKHKNRAYVRAARALGYSHVRILFFHILPNVSHIVIIVFSLRFPAAVATEIFISFLGIGVQNEPSWGIMINNARLRLWQGIWWEMTFVTLSIFLLVLAFNVIGDALRDVFDPRLRGEQSA, encoded by the coding sequence ATGAATGCATTGAGTCACAGTTCGTCTATTTGGCGGTCGGCGGGTGGAATGCTATGGCGGCGCAAGTTGAATCGCTTCTGTTTGCTGCTCATTGCGCTGTTTACGTTGACAGCGCTGTATGGCGAAGGAGTTTACTGGTTTTATCGGATGCAGGATCAGACGCCGGCTTATCAGAAAATTAATATGGAGCAACGTTATGAAACACCCTCGCCCTCGCATATTTTCGGAACGGATAATCTGGGACGCGATGTCTTTTCACGTGTGGTGCAGGGTAGCCGTATTGCCTTTCAGGTCGGTATTATTACTTCTTGTATTGCTATCCCCATCGGTGTTGTCCTGGGGTGCATCGGCGGTTACTTTGGTGGACGTACGGATGCGCTGATTGTCTGGCTGTATTCAAGTGTTGCTTCCATGCCGGGGCTGTTGTTTATTTTGGCTATATCTATTGCGGTGGGAAAGGGTTTACCCGGTATATACTGCGGCATAGGCCTTACGACATGGGTGGGGATCTGTCGACTGATTCGGGCAGAGGTTATTAAGCACAAAAACAGAGCCTATGTACGAGCGGCCCGGGCACTGGGTTATTCCCATGTCCGTATCCTGTTTTTTCATATTCTTCCGAACGTATCGCATATTGTCATTATTGTTTTTTCGCTGCGCTTTCCTGCGGCGGTGGCGACGGAGATTTTTATCAGTTTCCTGGGTATCGGTGTGCAGAATGAACCCTCCTGGGGCATCATGATTAACAATGCCCGGTTGCGTTTATGGCAGGGCATCTGGTGGGAAATGACGTTTGTGACCTTGTCCATTTTCCTGCTTGTGCTGGCGTTTAATGTGATTGGCGATGCCTTGCGAGATGTCTTTGATCCGCGCCTGAGGGGGGAGCAGAGCGCATGA
- a CDS encoding dihydroorotate dehydrogenase electron transfer subunit, which produces MLLEKVTIQYNDPVQSGYVLMALYVPDMTGVVRPGQFVHLRIPNRPDLVLRRPFSIYRADENGVLSVLYKKVGEGTRGMATLKAGTTMDVMGPLGNGYPDVAVHKTPVLVAGGYGVAALYLVAKRSPKKGILIAGGRTADDMLCLDEFASLGWDVRVTTDDGSMGTKGFVTQVLDGVLQEYGDKAELFACGPEGMLKAVSERGMQWGATAWISLDHHMACGVGACLACVQKINYDGQEKLARVCKDGPVFECRTIVWE; this is translated from the coding sequence ATGCTGCTGGAAAAGGTTACAATTCAATACAACGATCCGGTACAGAGTGGGTATGTACTGATGGCTTTGTACGTACCGGACATGACGGGCGTCGTGCGGCCCGGGCAGTTTGTTCATTTACGTATTCCGAATCGGCCTGATTTGGTGTTGCGTCGTCCGTTTAGTATTTATCGGGCTGACGAGAACGGGGTGTTGAGTGTTTTATATAAAAAGGTGGGTGAGGGGACGCGCGGTATGGCGACACTGAAGGCGGGAACGACAATGGATGTGATGGGGCCGCTGGGGAATGGATACCCTGATGTTGCTGTGCACAAAACACCTGTGCTGGTGGCGGGCGGTTATGGTGTGGCGGCATTGTATCTGGTAGCGAAGCGCAGTCCAAAAAAGGGAATATTGATTGCGGGGGGCCGCACGGCAGACGATATGTTGTGCTTGGATGAATTTGCGTCGTTGGGATGGGATGTGCGTGTGACGACGGACGATGGGTCGATGGGAACAAAGGGATTTGTCACGCAGGTATTGGATGGGGTCTTGCAGGAATATGGTGATAAGGCAGAGCTGTTTGCCTGCGGACCGGAGGGCATGTTGAAGGCCGTATCGGAACGCGGAATGCAATGGGGCGCGACGGCATGGATATCGCTGGATCATCATATGGCGTGTGGGGTTGGGGCTTGTCTGGCCTGTGTACAGAAAATTAACTATGATGGGCAGGAAAAGCTGGCGAGGGTTTGCAAGGATGGCCCGGTCTTTGAATGTCGGACCATTGTGTGGGAGTAA
- a CDS encoding TPM domain-containing protein: MIRITPYIFKTMSILFRRIGFLLLVFFLLAPVQSQAQLEQARYHGLVNDDGHLLKREDARRWEQLLHQLELKTRIRVVIFTSRDSIHDPDEQLQFLYEKWQLNKRSGILLYVNKRELQARIIYNAALGLSDMSAFDTLEQKMVQALRDGMAPALVVNKGASDVCRLVAPGFIDTQQRASLPWYKKIFMFLFSIFIIYQLIRHPWLALFLLSSLQGGGGRGNGGFGGGFGGSGFGGFGGGQSGGGGASRDW, from the coding sequence ATGATTCGCATTACGCCATATATATTTAAAACGATGAGTATACTCTTCCGCCGCATCGGCTTTCTCCTGCTTGTCTTTTTTTTGCTCGCTCCTGTCCAGTCTCAGGCACAGCTGGAACAGGCGAGATACCACGGTCTGGTTAATGATGATGGTCACCTTCTCAAGCGAGAGGACGCCCGTCGCTGGGAACAGCTTTTACATCAGCTGGAGCTGAAAACGCGCATACGCGTTGTTATTTTCACCTCAAGGGATTCTATTCATGATCCCGATGAGCAGCTGCAGTTCCTGTATGAGAAATGGCAGCTGAATAAACGGTCAGGTATCCTTCTGTACGTTAATAAACGTGAGCTGCAGGCGCGCATTATTTATAACGCAGCTCTGGGGCTGTCCGATATGTCAGCCTTTGACACATTGGAACAGAAGATGGTGCAGGCATTGCGGGACGGTATGGCTCCCGCTTTGGTGGTCAATAAAGGTGCGTCAGATGTCTGTCGGCTCGTTGCCCCGGGTTTTATCGATACGCAGCAGCGGGCCTCATTGCCCTGGTACAAAAAAATATTTATGTTTCTTTTTTCCATTTTTATAATTTACCAACTGATTCGTCATCCATGGCTGGCTTTATTTTTGCTGTCTTCCCTGCAAGGTGGCGGCGGACGCGGGAATGGCGGTTTTGGCGGCGGTTTTGGCGGCAGCGGTTTCGGTGGTTTTGGCGGTGGTCAGTCGGGTGGCGGCGGTGCTTCCAGGGATTGGTAA